The following are encoded together in the Thunnus albacares chromosome 7, fThuAlb1.1, whole genome shotgun sequence genome:
- the LOC122985385 gene encoding troponin I, fast skeletal muscle-like — MSEKKMTNSRRHHLKSLILQIAANWIEQEKADLVVAKEAYMAEHCPAPEKSGDQAALMEICRKIHAAIDKIDDERYDVASKVQKADKEIEDLKIKVVDLIGVKKPALKKVRMSADSMLQALLGSKHKVTMDLRSNLKQVKKEVKEEPTEAVGDWRKNIEDKADRKKMFETS; from the exons ATGTCCGA GAAAAAGATGACTAACAGCCGCAGGCATCATCTGAAG AGTCTGATTCTTCAGATCGCTGCCAACTGGATCGAGCAGGAGAAAGCTGACCTCGTCGTGGCGAAGGAGGCCTACATGGCCGAACACTGTCCCGCCCCAGAGAAGAGCGGAGACCAGGCCGCCCTCATG GAAATATGCAGGAAGATTCACGCCGCCATCGACAAGATCGATGACGAGAGGTACGACGTTGCGTCCAAAGTGCAGAAGGCCGACAAAGAG ATTGAAGACCTGAAGATCAAAGTGGTGGATCTGATTGGTGTGAAGAAACCTGCTCTGAAGAAGGTGCGTATGTCCGCTGACTCCATGCTGCAGGCTCTGCTGGGCTCCAAACACAAGGTGACCATGGACCTGAGGTCCAACCTGAAGCAGGTGAAGAAGGAGGTGAAAGAGGAG CCTACAGAAGCGGTGGGCGACTGGCGTAAGAACATCGAGGACAAGGCTGACAGGAAGAAGATGTTCGAGACCTCCTAA
- the LOC122985383 gene encoding troponin I, fast skeletal muscle-like, translated as MSEGKKMTSSRRHHLKSLMLQIAAGWIEQESKELEVTKAAYMSEHCPKPDLSGDQAALLEVCKKIHQALDKIDETRYDAEVKVKKSDKEIEDLKLKVVELAGVKKPALKKVRMSADAMLQALLGGKHKVTMDLRANLKQVKKEVKEEPTEAVGDWRKNIEDKADRKKMFETS; from the exons ATGTCTGA GGGAAAGAAAATGACGTCCAGCCGCAGGCATCATCTGAAG AGTTTGATGCTGCAGATCGCCGCCGGATGGATCGAGCAGGAGAGTAAGGAACTTGAGGTGACGAAGGCAGCCTACATGTCCGAGCACTGCCCCAAACCCGACCTCAGCGGAGACCAGGCCGCCCTCCTG gaagtctgcaagAAGATCCATCAGGCTCTCGACAAGATCGATGAGACGAGGTACGACGCCGAGGTCAAAGTGAAGAAGAGTGACAAAGAG ATTGAGGATCTGAAGCTGAAGGTGGTTGAGCTGGCTGGCGTGAAGAAACCAGCCCTGAAGAAGGTGCGTATGTCTGCTGACGCCATGCTGCAGGCTCTGCTGGGTGGCAAACACAAGGTGACCATGGACCTGAGGGCCAACCTGAAGCAAGTCAAGAAGGAGGTCAAAGAGGAG CCAACAGAGGCGGTCGGCGACTGGCGTAAGAACATTGAGGATAAGGCTGACAGGAAGAAGATGTTTGAGACTTCCTAA
- the LOC122985382 gene encoding troponin I, fast skeletal muscle-like, producing MSEHKKMTSSRKHHLKSVMLQIAAGWIAQEEKDLVAAKKAYMDENCPKPTTTGDHDALVDVCRKLGAKIDKVDEERYDMEVKVGKAKKEIEELKIKVVDLAGVKKPALKKVRMTADAMLKALLGSKHTVNMDLRSNLKQVKKEAKEEPAEAVGDWRKNIEEKADRKKMFETS from the exons ACATAAAAAGATGACTTCCAGCCGCAAGCATCACCTAAAG AGTGTGATGCTGCAGATCGCGGCGGGCTGGATCGCACAGGAGGAAAAAGACCTCGTAGCTGCCAAGAAGGCCTACATGGATGAGAACTGTCCCAAACCCACCACGACTGGAGACCACGACGCCCTCGTT GATGTCTGCAGAAAGCTCGGCGCCAAAATCGACAAAGTGGATGAAGAGAGGTACGACATGGAGGTCAAAGTGGGCAAAGCTAAGAAAGAG ATTGAAGAGCTGAAGATCAAAGTGGTCGACTTGGCTGGAGTGAAGAAACCCGCTCTGAAGAAGGTACGCATGACCGCCGACGCCATGCTGAAAGCTCTGCTGGGCTCCAAACATACAGTCAACATGGACCTGAGGTCCAACCTGAAGCAGGTGAAGAAGGAGGCAAAGGAGGAG cctgcagaggcGGTCGGCGACTGGCGTAAGAACATTGAGGAGAAGGCCGACAGGAAGAAGATGTTTGAGACTTCCTAA
- the LOC122985384 gene encoding troponin I, fast skeletal muscle-like translates to MSEGKKMTSSRRHHLKSLILQIAAGWLEQEAADIAAAKETHMEENCPAPDLSGDQASLVEICKKLHQALDKIDEDRYDAVAKVEKTDKEIAELKLKVVELAGVKKPALKKVRMSADAMLQALLGGKHKVTMDLRANLKQVKKEVKEEGAEAVGDWRKNIEDKADRKKMFETS, encoded by the exons atgtctga GGGAAAGAAGATGACATCGAGCCGCAGGCATCATCTCAAG AGTTTGATTCTGCAGATCGCTGCCGGCTGGCTGGAGCAGGAAGCTGCCGACATTGCGGCTGCTAAAGAAACTCACATGGAAGAGAACTGCCCCGCCCCCGACCTGAGCGGAGACCAGGCGTCTCTGGTG gaaatctgcaaaaAGCTGCACCAGGCCCTTGACAAGATCGATGAGGATAGATACGACGCTGTGGCCAAAGtggaaaagacagacaaagag ATCGCAGAGCTGAAGCTGAAGGTGGTTGAGCTGGCTGGCGTGAAGAAACCCGCCCTGAAGAAGGTGCGTATGTCTGCTGACGCCATGCTGCAGGCTCTGCTGGGTGGAAAACACAAGGTGACCATGGACCTGAGGGCCAACCTGAAGCAGGTCAAGAAGGAGGTCAAAGAGGAG GGTGCCGAGGCCGTCGGCGACTGGCGTAAGAACATTGAGGACAAAGCTGACAGGAAGAAGATGTTCGAGACTTCTTAA